Part of the Methylovirgula sp. 4M-Z18 genome is shown below.
CACACCCGTTCGTCGACACCAGGATCTTGTGCAAGCCGCGATCACGTCGCATGGCGCGGCGCGCTCTGCCCTCGTCGCCTCCTGGCAAAGATCCGTCGATCTGCATCATCTCGATCCGGCGGCACGGACCTTGCCGAAGCGGCTGAGCGACGCGGAACTCAATGCCGCGCGGCAAGCCATCGAACCCTTGGTCGGCGCGGCGCGGGAGACCCTCGATCGGCTCTATCTGGCGGTCGGCGGCGTCGGCTGCTGTGTGCTTCTGGCCGATCGCGGCGGCATTCCGGTGGAGCGGCGTGGCGCCCCTGTCGACGACGAGACGTTCCGGAACTGGGGCCTGTGGACCGGCTCGGTCTGGAGCGAGGACGCAGAAGGCACCAACGGCATTGGCACCTGCCTCGTCGAAGAGCGTTTGCTGACGATCCATCGAGACCAGCATTTCTTCACACGCAACACGGCCCTCTCGTGTACCACCGCGCCGATCTACGATCACCAGGGCCGGCTCGCCGCGGCACTCGACGTATCCTCCTGCCGAGCCGATCTGACGGAGGGCTTTGCCAACCTGATCGCCACGGCCGTGGCAGACGCGGCGCGCCGCATCGAGGCAGAGAATTTCCGTCTCGCCTTCTCGAAAGCGCGCATCCTGATGGCGCCCAAGGCGGACCGGGCCGCCACGGCGCTGATCGCGGTGAACAGTGACGACATGGTCGTCGGGGCGACGCGCGCCGCCCGTGCGGCGCTCAATCTCTCGCCTGAGACGCTG
Proteins encoded:
- a CDS encoding helix-turn-helix domain-containing protein; this translates as MNTPVRRHQDLVQAAITSHGAARSALVASWQRSVDLHHLDPAARTLPKRLSDAELNAARQAIEPLVGAARETLDRLYLAVGGVGCCVLLADRGGIPVERRGAPVDDETFRNWGLWTGSVWSEDAEGTNGIGTCLVEERLLTIHRDQHFFTRNTALSCTTAPIYDHQGRLAAALDVSSCRADLTEGFANLIATAVADAARRIEAENFRLAFSKARILMAPKADRAATALIAVNSDDMVVGATRAARAALNLSPETLAAGIAAADLFDESSRTDLLQAERAALQRALAQAGGNVSAAAQRLGISRATLHRKLNRSGVKRIH